From a single Granulicella aggregans genomic region:
- a CDS encoding LysR substrate-binding domain-containing protein, with translation MRFTPLELRHLTSFIAVAERKSFVHAAEHLHLSQPAVTAQIQRLEEELGVQLLDRNRRSVRLTPAGETFLTGARATLESANDAILATQRVARGETGRVRIGFPPSVLKEIMPKIMIEFHKQHPGIKLDLFSLHTSLTIAALEEDNIDIGYVRLPVEAKGLRITPVHHEPLVVCLPRGHRLAARPHVRMEDLREERFILYERKWAPGFHDHFLELCREAGFQPVVAQQIDEMYLAATLVATGVGIAIIPRMVLSLPNDSIVVKPIVGSAEPALSELGVATRAGEPSPVIRSIISISCAIGKRHSALEVA, from the coding sequence TTGAGGTTCACTCCACTGGAACTCCGGCACCTCACCTCGTTTATCGCGGTTGCCGAGAGGAAGAGCTTCGTACACGCAGCCGAGCACCTTCACCTCTCGCAGCCTGCCGTCACAGCCCAGATCCAGCGGCTGGAGGAGGAGCTTGGCGTCCAGTTGCTGGACCGCAACCGGCGGTCAGTGCGATTGACTCCAGCCGGGGAGACATTCCTTACCGGCGCCCGCGCGACGCTTGAGAGCGCCAACGACGCCATCCTTGCGACGCAACGCGTGGCCCGCGGCGAGACCGGTCGCGTCCGCATCGGCTTTCCTCCGTCGGTGCTGAAAGAGATCATGCCGAAGATCATGATCGAGTTCCATAAGCAACATCCGGGGATCAAGCTTGACCTGTTCTCGTTGCACACAAGCCTGACCATCGCGGCGCTTGAAGAAGACAACATCGACATTGGCTACGTCCGCCTGCCGGTTGAAGCGAAAGGGTTGCGTATCACTCCGGTCCACCATGAGCCGCTCGTCGTCTGCCTGCCGCGAGGCCATCGACTGGCCGCACGCCCGCACGTACGGATGGAAGATCTGCGGGAAGAACGGTTCATCCTCTACGAGCGCAAGTGGGCACCTGGATTTCACGACCACTTTCTCGAACTCTGCCGCGAGGCCGGCTTTCAACCGGTTGTGGCGCAACAGATCGATGAGATGTATCTTGCCGCAACGCTGGTTGCGACGGGCGTGGGCATCGCGATCATTCCACGCATGGTGCTCTCGCTGCCGAATGATTCCATCGTCGTGAAGCCGATCGTTGGCAGTGCTGAGCCCGCACTCTCTGAACTTGGTGTGGCGACCCGTGCGGGCGAGCCTTCGCCGGTGATCCGGTCGATCATCTCTATCTCGTGCGCGATTGGGAAGCGTCACTCGGCGCTGGAAGTCGCGTAA
- a CDS encoding TonB-dependent receptor, producing the protein MQRATRTLLRAGLLAGSVFAFNLAAINLEPVAFAQSLAGLGALNGTVTDAAGAVVPKASVVVTNAKIGLKREIVASSDGNFEASSLPPEDGYKVTVTVPGFATYEATKISVHVGETTGVAIKLTISQATETVTVDASISELDTTRSGVSALVDQKEINELPINGRRVDQFVLLTPGVTTDGAGGEVTFRGVPGNNIFLQDGIDVTQQWGQDDAGSTSAFSPLSQDAVQEFQVQTSGYSAEFGHAAGGIVNTLTKSGTNNFHGSAFEFFKNRTLNATDPYSLGLTGQLFNPPNWRHQVGGSVGGPIIKDKLFFFANTEITRESRPLVSSTTGSELNSVGAFNNNNNKATGCDTNPTNDPTDTDFATPAQCAAAQAYIQKTFATLPRKLNENIGFLKLDYRPTEKDSFSANFNLMQFASPNGTVSASALGDGSGYYPNGNQIDLTRWARFSETHVVSSSALNEFRFGWFKDTRKQSLNPALAPADGLASGLTAGDLANLGESVNIPNSQPSEDRFLFVDSFSKTIQKHQLKFGVETNYLRDVEDALFFARGEFFYGTVTDWAQDLTPSATDPSAGQHYYGFLQGFGPLLTRAIVRDYNFYGQDQYKLSAKLTLNLGLRYEFNRFTQPPENPDYPQTAKLNQPKDNFAPRLGFAYSMNNGATVVRGGYGISYARLPSASVIRLQQRNGVIQQTIFFVPGETGAPKFPNYDLSSSATSQTNVTYADPNLKTPYTEQADFTVEQKLDAKTTLSASYLWNTGQDFLTRKDDNLVAPTQTYTYEILDANGNQTGSYTTPIYTATHDPKYAVLNHIYNGGKLYYDGLAVTLTRRQSKNTTFDLAYTWSHAIDLGLGNGADNIYYTDPPLSVLNGLPRTEKGRSPLDQRHRLVASGVIAAPQRSYGSTLLNQSLNGWQLSGIETYASQQGVDPYYEVTQLPSGAFTEPNGNNTLSGDGIGFASYQRVPFQPRSGLPLGTTIRTDARLTKEFKLPREESLTLNFEGFNVFNYITITSVREVTYNAVTLDAANTIGALKPVPGAGIGNASQGFPDGTNARRGQVSVRYTF; encoded by the coding sequence GTGCAACGTGCCACCAGGACGCTTCTTCGCGCCGGCCTTCTGGCTGGCTCCGTCTTCGCGTTCAATCTCGCCGCCATCAACCTTGAGCCCGTCGCGTTCGCGCAATCGCTCGCAGGTCTGGGAGCGCTGAACGGAACGGTCACTGATGCGGCGGGCGCGGTTGTCCCCAAAGCGTCGGTGGTCGTGACAAACGCCAAGATCGGACTGAAGCGCGAGATCGTCGCCAGCTCCGATGGAAACTTCGAAGCGTCTTCGCTCCCCCCTGAAGATGGCTACAAGGTCACCGTCACCGTGCCGGGATTCGCCACCTACGAAGCGACTAAGATCAGCGTTCACGTCGGCGAGACCACGGGAGTTGCGATTAAGCTGACCATCTCCCAGGCAACTGAGACCGTAACCGTTGATGCCTCCATCTCCGAGCTCGACACCACCCGCTCTGGCGTATCCGCGCTCGTCGACCAGAAAGAGATCAACGAACTCCCAATCAATGGCCGCCGCGTGGACCAGTTCGTTCTCCTCACGCCCGGTGTCACCACCGACGGCGCCGGCGGCGAGGTCACCTTCCGCGGCGTTCCCGGCAACAACATCTTCCTTCAGGACGGTATCGACGTCACCCAGCAGTGGGGACAGGATGACGCCGGCAGCACCAGCGCCTTTTCACCCTTGAGCCAGGACGCAGTCCAGGAGTTCCAGGTACAGACCTCAGGCTATAGCGCCGAGTTCGGCCACGCCGCTGGGGGTATCGTCAACACCCTCACCAAGAGCGGCACCAACAACTTCCACGGCTCGGCGTTCGAGTTCTTCAAGAACCGCACCCTGAATGCGACCGACCCCTACTCGCTGGGCCTCACCGGGCAGCTCTTCAATCCGCCCAACTGGCGGCATCAGGTTGGCGGTAGCGTCGGCGGTCCCATTATCAAGGACAAGCTCTTCTTCTTCGCCAACACCGAGATCACGCGCGAGAGCCGTCCGCTGGTCTCGTCCACCACCGGCAGCGAGCTGAACTCTGTTGGGGCCTTTAACAATAACAACAACAAGGCGACGGGCTGCGACACGAACCCTACGAACGACCCAACCGACACCGACTTCGCCACTCCCGCCCAGTGCGCCGCGGCCCAGGCATACATCCAGAAGACCTTCGCCACGCTTCCGCGCAAGCTGAACGAGAACATCGGCTTCCTGAAGCTTGACTATCGCCCCACTGAGAAGGACAGCTTCAGCGCCAACTTCAACCTGATGCAGTTCGCCTCTCCCAACGGCACGGTCAGCGCATCGGCGCTGGGTGATGGCAGTGGCTATTATCCCAACGGCAACCAGATCGACCTCACCCGCTGGGCGCGGTTCTCGGAGACGCATGTGGTCTCCAGTAGCGCCCTCAATGAATTCCGCTTCGGCTGGTTCAAGGACACCCGCAAACAGTCCCTGAACCCGGCGCTGGCCCCGGCAGATGGCCTTGCATCCGGTCTCACCGCCGGCGACCTCGCAAATCTTGGTGAGTCGGTCAACATTCCGAACTCGCAGCCGTCGGAAGACCGCTTCCTCTTCGTCGACAGCTTCTCGAAGACCATCCAGAAGCACCAGTTGAAGTTCGGTGTAGAGACCAACTATCTGCGCGACGTGGAAGACGCTCTCTTCTTCGCGCGGGGCGAGTTCTTCTATGGCACCGTCACCGATTGGGCACAGGACCTGACGCCCAGCGCAACCGATCCCAGCGCGGGCCAGCACTACTACGGTTTCCTTCAGGGATTCGGTCCTTTGCTCACCCGCGCCATCGTTCGCGACTACAACTTCTATGGTCAGGACCAGTACAAGCTGAGCGCCAAGCTCACGCTGAATCTCGGTCTGCGTTATGAGTTCAACCGGTTCACGCAGCCACCCGAGAATCCGGACTATCCGCAGACGGCCAAGCTCAACCAGCCGAAGGACAACTTCGCGCCACGCCTGGGTTTCGCCTACTCGATGAACAACGGCGCGACGGTCGTCCGCGGCGGATACGGCATCTCTTACGCGCGCCTGCCCTCCGCAAGCGTCATCCGGCTTCAGCAGCGTAATGGAGTCATCCAGCAGACGATCTTCTTTGTGCCGGGCGAGACAGGCGCACCGAAGTTCCCCAACTACGATCTATCGAGCAGCGCCACCTCCCAGACGAATGTCACCTATGCTGATCCCAACCTGAAGACGCCTTACACGGAGCAGGCCGACTTTACGGTGGAGCAGAAACTCGACGCCAAGACCACGCTCTCGGCTTCGTATCTCTGGAACACTGGGCAGGACTTCCTTACTCGCAAGGATGACAACCTGGTGGCACCCACCCAGACCTACACCTACGAGATCCTCGACGCCAACGGAAACCAGACCGGGAGCTACACCACTCCTATCTATACGGCCACGCACGACCCGAAGTACGCCGTGCTCAACCACATCTACAACGGCGGCAAGCTGTACTACGACGGCCTGGCCGTGACGCTGACTCGCCGCCAGTCGAAGAACACGACCTTTGATCTCGCCTACACCTGGTCTCATGCCATCGACCTCGGTCTGGGCAACGGAGCGGACAACATCTACTACACCGACCCGCCGCTGTCGGTGTTGAACGGACTTCCGCGCACCGAAAAGGGGCGTTCGCCTCTTGACCAGCGCCATCGTCTTGTGGCCAGTGGAGTGATCGCCGCACCGCAAAGGAGCTATGGATCTACGCTTCTCAATCAGTCCCTCAACGGCTGGCAGCTCTCCGGCATTGAGACCTATGCCTCGCAGCAGGGAGTGGATCCCTACTACGAAGTCACCCAGCTCCCCTCGGGCGCCTTCACCGAACCCAACGGAAACAACACTCTAAGCGGTGACGGAATCGGATTCGCCTCCTACCAGCGGGTGCCCTTTCAGCCGCGCAGCGGTCTGCCGTTGGGAACGACGATCCGCACCGATGCGCGTTTGACCAAGGAGTTCAAACTTCCTCGCGAAGAGAGCCTCACGCTGAACTTCGAGGGTTTCAACGTCTTCAACTACATCACCATCACCTCGGTGCGCGAGGTGACTTACAACGCGGTCACCCTGGACGCGGCGAATACCATTGGAGCGCTCAAGCCTGTTCCGGGCGCTGGAATCGGAAATGCCTCGCAGGGCTTCCCCGACGGCACCAACGCTCGTCGCGGACAGGTCTCCGTCCGCTATACCTTCTAA
- a CDS encoding tetratricopeptide repeat protein: protein MSVLYVNAPKMSVVHAIPGDRARLENPDAACATCHQAIYEKYRQTGMARGSGVAMDGLIAGGFHHVPSGVDYRVFERDGSAWMSYSRPAAAAQGALGGERRVEFYVGSGHRGRTYLFNESGRWYELPINYYTRRAAWDMAPAFDNATAMPAPLPVDPNCLHCHATDVQPSLQDARNHYAAVPFRQGGIGCSACHGDPTQHLAQKGQGPIVDPGKLPVAERDSACIQCHLEGDAVVYRPGRSLAQFKPGDKLSDIAVYFVRASEPGDGRRATSQYEALLRSACKRASGDKLTCTTCHDPHSDPSPAERVAYFRARCLACHTQPAMATHHPEQQDCATCHMPTRKTVDISHEQVTDHDIEARPASQGGLQLATLGADDALKLVAVGGFEAGARETGLAYAQLAERGDRAAARTALGLLAKLPSRVPTDVDVAVRLGYLEQISGDAVKAAASYKSALEADPWEPTALANLAVLDAGSGHVTEAIHLLQRLVDADPSRTAAGLNLAFIECSLDRREQALVLLGQLRRSNPDDPKLRRFADTGEYAGQHCSLNPELPKK from the coding sequence ATGTCTGTGCTGTATGTCAACGCGCCGAAGATGAGCGTCGTTCATGCGATTCCGGGCGACCGGGCGAGGCTCGAGAATCCGGATGCGGCGTGCGCTACGTGCCATCAAGCCATCTATGAGAAGTATCGCCAGACGGGCATGGCGCGCGGCAGCGGCGTAGCGATGGACGGGTTGATCGCCGGAGGGTTTCATCACGTTCCGTCTGGAGTCGACTACCGCGTCTTCGAGCGGGATGGTTCGGCATGGATGTCATACTCGCGTCCGGCGGCGGCAGCTCAAGGAGCCCTCGGCGGAGAGCGGCGGGTTGAGTTCTATGTTGGCTCCGGCCATCGCGGACGGACGTACCTCTTCAACGAGAGTGGCCGCTGGTACGAGCTTCCCATCAACTACTACACGCGACGCGCGGCGTGGGACATGGCACCCGCGTTCGACAACGCGACAGCCATGCCCGCGCCGCTGCCGGTCGATCCAAACTGCCTGCACTGCCATGCGACGGACGTGCAACCGTCTTTGCAAGATGCGCGAAATCATTACGCGGCAGTACCGTTTCGGCAGGGCGGCATCGGATGCAGCGCGTGCCACGGCGATCCCACGCAGCACCTCGCGCAGAAGGGTCAAGGACCGATTGTGGACCCCGGCAAACTGCCTGTCGCCGAGCGCGACAGCGCGTGCATCCAGTGCCATCTTGAGGGCGATGCGGTGGTCTATCGGCCGGGGCGATCGCTGGCGCAGTTCAAGCCAGGGGACAAGCTCTCGGACATCGCCGTGTACTTTGTGCGCGCAAGCGAGCCCGGTGATGGACGGCGCGCGACCAGTCAGTACGAGGCGCTGCTGCGGAGTGCGTGCAAGCGAGCCAGCGGCGACAAGCTGACCTGCACGACGTGCCACGATCCGCACTCCGATCCCTCGCCCGCCGAGCGGGTCGCGTACTTCCGCGCACGTTGTCTTGCATGCCATACGCAACCGGCCATGGCAACGCATCACCCTGAACAGCAGGACTGCGCGACCTGCCACATGCCTACGCGGAAGACGGTCGACATCTCGCATGAGCAGGTGACCGACCACGACATCGAGGCGCGGCCAGCTTCGCAGGGTGGTTTGCAGCTTGCGACGCTAGGAGCGGATGATGCGTTGAAGCTCGTGGCTGTCGGCGGGTTTGAGGCGGGTGCGCGCGAGACGGGACTTGCCTATGCACAGCTTGCAGAGCGCGGTGATCGTGCAGCTGCGCGGACGGCGCTGGGGCTGCTGGCAAAGCTGCCATCAAGAGTTCCGACTGATGTCGATGTCGCCGTTCGGCTTGGGTATCTGGAGCAGATCAGCGGCGATGCGGTGAAGGCCGCGGCCTCCTACAAGTCTGCTCTCGAGGCCGACCCATGGGAACCGACTGCGCTGGCGAATCTGGCAGTGCTCGATGCTGGATCGGGCCATGTGACGGAGGCGATCCATTTGCTTCAGCGGCTGGTGGACGCCGATCCTTCGCGGACTGCGGCGGGGTTGAACCTGGCTTTCATCGAGTGCAGTCTGGATCGGCGCGAGCAGGCACTGGTGTTGCTCGGGCAGCTTCGGCGGTCAAATCCCGATGACCCGAAACTGCGGCGCTTCGCGGACACGGGCGAGTACGCGGGGCAGCACTGCTCGCTGAATCCGGAGTTGCCGAAGAAGTAG
- a CDS encoding tetratricopeptide repeat protein encodes MLKSFVFAGGVTAALLLLPRPCEGQAAKSKDTDLSAAKAAMTHGVASMQAGDIVSAKRDFSDVVRLAPQVEPGHSALGSALLALGENESAVRELEIARKLAPDDYAAAINLGRAQAALGHYDDAVKSFAAALASAPATALSPDETLAYARALAATGQLQTAVELLQRSVDAASESAPLQDGLGTALAQQGKLDMALPHFERAVAIDPALAAAQLHAAATLLALDRAFEAIPYAEKAVAAIPDNFDARLQLGRALSAVHRDTEAIVQLHRAAELRRRSQTVDALYSLALALQASGDAAGSLPLFAEATSDTTTKTSFARGSALINYALARVLTGDAVGALPLYAQALAIGPDSATLREDFGAAYLQKADLDHAIEQFKAGLAIEPDNAHLHYDLGLAYKLKDNLADAVPEFERSAALDATLPDPAYTLGIIYMQQGRYPEAVASLKRATALRPENGDAWALLGGVLKDSGDATAATDALRHAIELQPDQPSLHIQLATLESQAGHKEEAAAERKAAADLSRAAMSHQRAEFALKSGRTLLEQNKLDDAVFQLTTAAHAEPSLAEPHRLLAEVYMRQGKAADAAVERQQAEALGSAKKP; translated from the coding sequence ATGCTGAAGTCGTTTGTCTTTGCGGGGGGCGTGACGGCCGCGCTCCTTCTGCTCCCCCGCCCGTGCGAGGGTCAAGCCGCCAAGTCGAAGGATACAGACCTGAGCGCAGCGAAGGCGGCAATGACACATGGCGTCGCCTCCATGCAAGCTGGAGACATCGTCAGCGCGAAGCGCGACTTCTCTGACGTCGTCCGACTGGCCCCGCAGGTAGAGCCCGGACACTCCGCGCTTGGTTCAGCACTGCTGGCGCTCGGCGAGAATGAGAGCGCGGTGCGCGAATTGGAGATCGCACGCAAGCTCGCTCCGGATGACTATGCCGCCGCGATCAACCTGGGCCGGGCGCAGGCTGCGCTGGGACACTACGACGACGCCGTGAAGTCATTCGCGGCGGCCCTTGCAAGTGCGCCTGCAACAGCACTTTCGCCTGATGAGACGCTCGCCTACGCGAGGGCGCTGGCAGCAACCGGTCAGCTTCAAACCGCTGTCGAGCTGCTGCAGCGTAGCGTCGATGCGGCATCGGAGTCTGCTCCGTTGCAGGATGGTCTGGGTACAGCACTGGCGCAGCAGGGCAAGCTGGATATGGCCCTGCCGCACTTCGAACGTGCTGTGGCGATCGATCCGGCACTGGCGGCTGCTCAACTCCACGCGGCTGCGACACTGCTGGCGCTGGACAGGGCCTTCGAGGCCATTCCTTATGCCGAGAAGGCAGTTGCGGCGATACCTGACAACTTCGACGCACGGCTTCAACTTGGGCGGGCGCTCTCCGCAGTGCATCGCGATACTGAGGCGATTGTGCAGCTGCATCGCGCAGCGGAGCTTCGGAGAAGATCGCAAACGGTCGACGCACTCTATTCACTTGCACTCGCGCTGCAGGCGAGCGGAGACGCAGCAGGCTCGCTTCCGCTGTTTGCGGAGGCGACCTCAGACACGACAACGAAGACATCTTTTGCGCGCGGGTCAGCATTGATCAACTATGCGCTTGCCCGCGTGCTTACAGGCGATGCGGTGGGCGCTCTGCCACTCTATGCGCAGGCGCTGGCGATTGGCCCTGACTCTGCAACGCTGCGCGAGGACTTTGGAGCGGCGTATCTGCAGAAGGCGGACCTCGATCACGCGATTGAGCAGTTCAAGGCGGGGCTGGCGATTGAGCCAGACAACGCCCATCTGCACTATGACCTGGGGCTCGCGTACAAGCTAAAGGACAACCTCGCGGACGCCGTACCGGAGTTCGAGAGGTCGGCTGCACTCGATGCCACGCTGCCCGATCCGGCTTATACGCTGGGCATCATCTACATGCAGCAGGGACGGTATCCCGAAGCAGTTGCGAGCCTGAAGCGCGCGACAGCGCTGCGGCCCGAGAATGGCGACGCATGGGCGTTGCTGGGTGGCGTGTTGAAGGACTCTGGCGACGCCACCGCAGCGACCGATGCGCTGCGTCATGCGATCGAGCTGCAGCCTGATCAGCCGAGTTTGCATATTCAACTCGCGACGTTGGAGAGCCAGGCCGGGCATAAAGAAGAAGCCGCGGCAGAGCGCAAGGCCGCCGCTGATCTCAGCCGGGCGGCGATGAGCCATCAGCGTGCGGAGTTTGCGCTGAAGAGCGGACGCACGCTGCTGGAGCAGAATAAGCTGGACGATGCTGTCTTTCAATTGACCACCGCAGCCCACGCTGAACCGTCGCTTGCTGAGCCTCACCGCTTGTTAGCAGAAGTCTATATGCGGCAGGGGAAAGCCGCGGATGCGGCGGTGGAGCGACAGCAGGCTGAGGCATTGGGTTCGGCGAAGAAACCGTGA
- a CDS encoding amylo-alpha-1,6-glucosidase → MLYRLLASVLALSPIHAAAQQPALHPVNAFPLRDDGPVLRQGVQTKVPFTVAGQRGVIVGQQQGVFEGWVLPVKLISHMTIEANVEGYPVPLDLNSMAREIEVRPDRTTITYSHIAMTLRQIMFAPNEMPDGTGTVVLFQVDSVRPVDLTFRFSGELRKMWPALSSGQPSPEWVAEGKSGFYILHSDFDDFSGAVALPGATSGIMAPYQEQPQTHPLEFRLHIDPKTDRDKFYPLLMAVGSTKATASSAALRAKLAEMDGQIPSLYTAHADRYRKLEHTVTEIVTPDAGLNEDFSWAETSIDQLQARAPDGEIGLVAGYFASGDSARPGFGWFFGRDSLYTLYAIDSYGDSALAKIELEFLMKRQRADGKVMHEYSQTAGELDWKSLPYEYAAADATPLFLTAMLDYVRSSGDVAFLQAHSDAVMNAWTFETTHDADGDGIYDNAQGTGWVESWPPGMPKQEVYLALLDEQASRAMSDLATLLGSADISTAASARAVKLHGIIEREYYGSTADAYAFSQNNGTLDTTATIYPTIAWWNGGKGIDHPRASLRRWASHDFATDWGARDIAASDPLYDPISYHQGSVWPLFTGWAALAQYRSGNALAGYQSAMQNADLTHAQDIGAVTELLSGDLFEPFGRSTSHQLWSSAMVITPVLRGMFGIGVDALKHEVAVDPHLPADWDGAEVKRIHVGDATVDLSFKRERSTLVVALLQTAGSKVHLAGASGDGTTMRMPLPAVEVAISHGLPLPGARTAQMKVLSESHDAHSLRLELEAIGGTESVLTLRRNDTKIDVKIEGAKLDADKLHVNFAPGTGYVTQVVTIRW, encoded by the coding sequence ATGCTGTACCGCCTGCTCGCTTCCGTACTCGCACTTTCACCGATCCACGCGGCGGCGCAGCAGCCTGCCCTTCATCCGGTGAACGCTTTTCCGCTTCGCGATGATGGTCCGGTGCTGCGCCAGGGCGTGCAGACGAAGGTGCCCTTCACGGTCGCAGGTCAGCGCGGCGTGATCGTCGGCCAGCAGCAGGGAGTCTTCGAGGGCTGGGTACTTCCGGTCAAGCTCATCAGCCACATGACCATCGAAGCGAACGTGGAAGGCTATCCCGTCCCGCTCGATCTCAACTCCATGGCCCGCGAGATCGAGGTTCGCCCCGACCGCACGACAATCACCTACTCGCACATCGCCATGACGCTGCGCCAGATCATGTTTGCGCCGAATGAAATGCCCGACGGCACAGGCACGGTCGTCCTCTTCCAGGTCGACTCCGTCCGCCCCGTCGACCTCACCTTCCGCTTCTCCGGCGAACTGCGCAAGATGTGGCCAGCCCTTAGCAGCGGCCAGCCCTCCCCAGAGTGGGTTGCCGAGGGCAAAAGCGGCTTCTACATTCTTCACTCGGACTTCGACGACTTCTCTGGCGCCGTCGCCCTTCCCGGAGCCACTTCCGGCATCATGGCACCGTATCAAGAGCAGCCCCAGACTCACCCACTCGAGTTTCGCCTGCATATAGACCCCAAGACCGACCGCGACAAGTTCTATCCGCTATTGATGGCCGTCGGCAGCACCAAGGCGACCGCCTCCAGCGCGGCCTTACGCGCAAAGCTCGCCGAGATGGACGGCCAGATTCCATCGCTCTACACCGCTCACGCCGACCGCTATCGCAAGCTCGAACACACCGTCACCGAGATCGTCACACCCGACGCCGGCCTGAACGAAGACTTCTCGTGGGCCGAGACCTCAATCGACCAACTCCAGGCCCGCGCTCCCGATGGCGAGATCGGCCTCGTCGCCGGATACTTCGCTTCAGGTGACTCCGCACGCCCTGGCTTTGGTTGGTTCTTCGGGCGCGACTCGCTCTACACGCTCTACGCCATCGACAGCTACGGCGACTCCGCGCTCGCGAAGATCGAGCTCGAGTTCCTGATGAAGCGCCAACGCGCCGACGGCAAGGTCATGCACGAATACTCGCAGACTGCCGGCGAACTCGACTGGAAGTCTCTGCCCTACGAGTACGCCGCCGCCGACGCCACGCCGCTCTTCCTCACCGCAATGCTCGACTACGTCCGCAGCAGTGGCGACGTCGCGTTTTTACAGGCGCACAGTGACGCCGTGATGAACGCATGGACCTTCGAGACCACGCACGACGCCGATGGCGACGGCATCTACGACAACGCGCAGGGAACAGGCTGGGTCGAAAGCTGGCCGCCCGGAATGCCGAAGCAAGAGGTCTATCTCGCGCTCCTCGACGAACAGGCCTCGCGCGCGATGAGCGATCTAGCCACACTACTCGGCTCTGCAGACATCTCAACTGCAGCCAGCGCCCGTGCCGTAAAACTGCACGGCATCATCGAACGAGAGTATTACGGCTCGACAGCCGATGCTTACGCTTTCAGTCAAAACAACGGCACCCTCGACACCACCGCAACCATTTACCCCACCATCGCCTGGTGGAACGGAGGGAAGGGAATCGATCACCCTCGGGCAAGCCTCCGTCGCTGGGCCTCGCACGACTTCGCCACGGACTGGGGTGCGCGCGACATCGCCGCCAGCGATCCGCTCTACGATCCCATAAGCTACCACCAGGGCTCGGTCTGGCCGCTCTTCACCGGCTGGGCGGCCCTCGCGCAGTACCGCTCCGGCAACGCGCTCGCCGGCTACCAGAGCGCCATGCAGAACGCCGACCTCACCCACGCCCAGGACATCGGTGCCGTCACCGAGCTCCTCTCCGGCGATCTCTTCGAGCCCTTCGGCCGCAGCACCAGCCACCAGCTCTGGTCTTCGGCCATGGTCATCACACCTGTTCTGCGCGGCATGTTCGGCATCGGCGTCGACGCACTGAAACACGAAGTCGCCGTAGATCCTCACCTTCCCGCAGATTGGGATGGGGCCGAGGTGAAGCGCATCCATGTCGGAGACGCCACTGTCGATCTATCCTTCAAGCGCGAACGCTCAACGCTCGTCGTTGCGCTGCTTCAAACCGCCGGATCGAAGGTCCATCTCGCCGGAGCCTCTGGCGATGGGACCACAATGCGCATGCCGCTACCGGCCGTCGAGGTCGCCATCAGTCACGGTCTCCCGCTGCCCGGCGCACGCACCGCACAGATGAAGGTTCTCAGCGAATCTCACGATGCCCATTCGCTTCGCCTCGAACTGGAAGCCATCGGTGGCACCGAATCGGTCCTGACCCTGCGCCGCAACGACACGAAAATAGACGTGAAGATCGAAGGGGCGAAGCTCGATGCAGACAAGCTGCATGTGAACTTCGCCCCCGGCACAGGATATGTAACTCAAGTAGTTACGATTCGCTGGTAA